The genomic window TGTCTGCTCGTCATCTGCAAAAGGTGAGCGCGCGGTGTCAGGGCCTGCGGAGCCAGCTGCGGCACGCGCCGCCTGGCGGGCAGACTCCAGAAAATCATTGCGCGCGGCAGGCTCCAATGGGGCCGCTGTATCCTGAGCATGATCCGGGAATGGTGGCTCACCAAACGGGCTGCTCTGGCCATCCGCCATGTCCGGACTTGGCATGAAGGGCGGTGCGCCCATCTGCCCTGCTTCAGGCGGTGGACCAAACGGACCTTCATCAGCTGTTGCCGTCCAGTCCGTAGCTGGCGGAGGCGGAGGCATGGCTGCGGCCGAATTCTGGTCCGCGGCAGGGGCGCCGGCCATGAAGCCAAGCTCTGGCCCTGTATCAAAGGCTGTGCCTTTGTTGGCGGCCTCAATCAGATTGAGACGTGCGTCCACATTCTCGACGCTGGACTTGATCTGCTGAATGTCATCGGTGGGATTTGCGCCATCGAGTTTACGCAGCAGTTCGTCAGATACTTCTTCGACTTTTGCCAGCGCTTTGGCGGACCGCTGATCGGTTGTCTGCAGCCGGTCAGCCATCTCTTCGATGGCGGTTTCAAGCGCTGCCAACGGCTCGGCGAAAACTTCCTTGCCACCTGCACCAATGTTGGCGATCTCGCGCATTTGACCGGCAATGTCGGTGACGCTGGTCTCAATGGTGTGGATGGCTTGCGCGCTTTGCTGCTCGGACTGTTCGATACGTTGCTGGGTTGCCACATGCTGCTGGCCCACCTCGTCCACTCGCTGCTCGAGTTGGGACACAAGCTGAGCGGTGACGGACCCTTCCTGACGCGCCGCATCAGTGGCCGCAGAAACAGCTGCCTCGCGGACGGTGTCCAGACGGCTGCCCATATTGTCGATGGCGCCTGCAATCTGGTCCACATCTCGCTGGGTGTTATTTTCAACCTGACCAAGCCGCCCGACCATCTCGGTGACGTTCTGCTGCAGGGCAGAGATCGTGCCTTCCAGAGTCTGGATGGCTTCGACGCCAACGCCGGGCTTGGTTTCAGAGGCGGCTTTTTCAAGCTTCTCAAGGTCGTCACGCAAACCACCAAGGGCCTTGGCCGTGCGCGCGTCTGATGCCTCGATATGGTCCACGACATTGCCGATGGCGCGCTCAAGGGCGGCAACAGCGTCGTCGCTGGCGCCGCCACGCGTATTGATGGCAGCAACAGCTTGTGCGGCCTGTTCGCGCGCCGTCGTGGCAGCACTTTCCGTTGTATCTAGCCGCCGCGAAAGATCTGTCAGCGCTGACTGCAGGTGGCGCACCGTTTCCGGTGTTTCCATGCCAACGGTCTGCACTTGCTTTGAGGCTTCATCCGCCCGCCGCTCGGTTTCCTCAAGGCGGTTGGAAATGGCGCGCAACCCGCGTTCGACGGTCCGCATGGCATCCGTATTGAGGTGTTCCGCGCGCTCAAGGCCACGCTCTGATTTTTCAAGACGCTCCCGCAGGTCAGCCAGTGTTGAATCCAGCCCGGACCCGCTGCCACCAGACAAAAGACCCGGCTCGCGGCTCATCCGTTCCGTCCGCTCAAGGCGTGTGGACATGTCGGCCAGCGTCTCATCCAGACCCGTAAGGGCGTTTTCGCTGCGCCGCTCGGAGCGTTCAAGTCTGTGGACGAGGTCTCTGAGCGCGTCAGTCACCGGACTGAAATCGATCTGTAGAGCCTGCTGAGGCATGGGATTTCCCGAAGAGGACGCTGGCGGTCGGAGCGCTGTGTCTGCGGAAATGTCCGCTTCTTCCTCGTCCGATGCGTCGATGATTTTCTCGTTGAGCCATTGCCCAAGGGTCTTCCCCTCGCGGCGAGCGGCGATTTTCGCCGCTTCGCGAGCTTCGGGCTCTATGCCCTTCACACTCCAGGGAACCCCAGGTCTCATCCGAATCGCATCCACCCTCTTTGATTCGGAAGGTATTCATAGGTGAGTCTTGTGTAAAGCGCGGGCCCTACCCCAAGATATGGTCAGGACGCGCGGAAAATTGCGAAAAACGGCCCGTCACGTGAATGGCGCAACCGCGATTTCGTTAAGGCTAGTTAGGGCGGGGTAAAGAAGGTGTTAACGCGTCAGCTGCCAGGCACCGATTGTGCGCCGTTTTCTGCCGGTTTTGGCGGGCTCTCTTCACCACTGGTCCCTGGCGTGGGGGTGAGCGTCACCGTGGGCGGCAGTTCAGGGCGTGGTTCTGGCGGCGGCGGTGGCCGGTAAGACGGCTCGCTTGCCAGCAACATCACGATGTAGGTGGCCCGACCATTGTCAGCCACGCCAATGCCTATGTGGCCATGTCGCTGGTCTAGGAGGTTCTCTCGGTGGGCAACTTTTCCGATCCAGGCTTCAACAGCCGCCAAAGCCGTTTCCGCAGCGCTTGCATCTGGCTGGATCCTTCGCATCGCGATGTTTTCTCCGATGATGCCGTCAAAGTCTGGAAAAATCGCAAAGACGCGCTCGCGCGGTCCGTCTCCCTCCGGTGAGCGGTGGTCCATGTAGACTCGCTCCACCATGTCCCGCGCATGCCGACGGGCAATGGTCTCAAACCCTTCATCCTGCTTGACTTTGCGTGCGCCCATGCTTTTGCGGGCGCGGGATACAGCCTTGTAGAGCGCCTTGCGGAGTTCGCTGATCTCCTCGGTTTCCGGCTCGTCCCTGGGTTCTTCTTCCGCCTCCGGATCATCTGTGTCCGTACGGTCTGCAGCTTCTGCCGTTTCAGGTTCAATTTGGCTGCTTGGTTTGACGGATTGTGCGGCTGCTGGTGACGTGGCGTCCTGACCGAATGATGTCGCGACCATCAAGGCAACCAGCGCTGCAACGAGTGCAGGGCGTGAAATCACATCGATGGGGTGGTGTGACGCTTTTGGGAGCACAGGACGTCCTGACGAGTTAAGCAAGTTGGGAGCACTATGACCCACCGGGAAACCTTGGAAAAGCGCCGTCTTTGGACAGAATTAACAGCTGTAAGTTCTAAAAGAAAACTCACTGTTGACGTTTACGTCAACGGAACCTAGAGTCCCGCCGCTTCAAGAAACCCGGCCCCTTAAGGCTGCGGAACCGTGAACCAGGGACGAAAGGTGCAGAACTCATGAGCCAACACACTGCCGATCCGGCGATGGACAACATGAAGAACGGCGCGGCCAAGCTCCCACCCCACGCGGCGCGCCCGGGCGAACCCGGCCATGACGCCAACGGGCCGACATTTTCAATCACGCAGTTGGCTGAAGAATTCGATGTCACGACGCGTGCCATCCGCTTCTACGAAGACAAGGACCTGCTGCATCCTGCCCGTGAGGGCCAGACGCGCGTCTATTCCACCCGCGACCGTGCCCGCCTGCAGCTGATCCAGCGCGGCAAGCGCGTAGGGTTCACCCTGTCTGAAATTCGCGAGATCATCGACCTCTACGACCTGCGCGACGGCTTTACCAAGCAGCTTGAGCTGGCCCGCGGCAAATACGCAGCCCAGATCGAGAAACTGAAAGCCCAGCGTCAGGACATCGACGAGTCGATTTCACATCTGCAGAACGGCATCGAGTTTGTTGAGGGCGAGTTGTCCAAGCGCGCTGCCGCCGACAAGACCAAGGGCGCCTCACAAAGTAGTGCCGACCATACCAATCAGTCCGCACAAGCCTAGGTAACAGGGAGCGAGCGCGACCGGTCTTTGATGATCGGTCCATTTATCAACCCATTCAGACCGCCTCGCATGCGATACAGCGCGGGCGGCCAGGAGCACCACCACAGATGGCAAGTTACAAAGCCCCCACCCGAGAATACGGCTTCCTGCTGCATGAGCTGCTGGACCTCTCGCGTTTCTCAAACCTTCCGGGTTTCGCGGACGCCACGCCTGATCTGATCGACCAGATCATGGAGCAGGCGGCAAAGTTCTCCGAAGAAGTCCTCCAGCCTCTCAACAAGGTGGGCGACGAACAGGGCTGCGTACTGAAAGACGGCGAAGTAACAACGCCAGAAGGGTTCCGCGACGCCTATCAGCAATTGGTGGAAGGCGGCTGGCCGTCGCTCGTATGTTCGCCGGATTATGGCGGGCAGGGCTTCCCCAACACGATTGGTGTTCTGTTCAACGAAATGGTGTCGTCCGCCAACATGGCCTTCGGCATGTACCCAGGCCTCAGCCACGGCGCGTATTCGGCGCTGACCCATCACGGGTCTGATGAACTCAAGGACATCTATCTGCCCAAGCTCGTCTCCGGCGAGTGGACCGGCACCATGAACCTCACCGAACCCCATTGCGGGACAGATGTAGGCATGTTGCGCACAAAGGCGGTTCCCAATGGTGACGGCACCTACGCGATCACAGGTCAGAAGATCTGGATTTCCGCCGGTGAGCACTCCATGGCGGACAACATCATCCATCTGGTGCTGGCCCGTATCGAAGGTGCACCCGGTGGCGTCGGCGGCATTTCACTTTTCGTCGTGCCCAAGTTCCTCGTCAACGAGGATGGCTCGCTGGGTGAGCGCAATACGCTTCAGTGCGGTGGTCTCGAAGAGAAAATGGGCATCCACGGCAATGCCACCTGCGTCATGAACTATGACGGCGCCAAAGGCTGGGTTGTTGGTGAAGAGAACAAAGGCCTGAAGGCCATGTTCACCATGATGAATGAGGCCCGCCTCGGCGTTGGCATGCAGGGCATCTCTCAAGCTGAGGTTGCCTATCAAAATGCCCGCGATTTTGCGCTGGATCGAATCCAGGGCCGTGCCCTGACAGGTCCCAAAAATCCGGACGGCCCCGCTGACCCTATCATCGTGCATCCTGACGTACGCCGTATGCTGATGAATATCCGCGCCTTCAACGAA from Candidatus Phaeomarinobacter ectocarpi includes these protein-coding regions:
- a CDS encoding peptidoglycan-binding protein, which produces MRPGVPWSVKGIEPEAREAAKIAARREGKTLGQWLNEKIIDASDEEEADISADTALRPPASSSGNPMPQQALQIDFSPVTDALRDLVHRLERSERRSENALTGLDETLADMSTRLERTERMSREPGLLSGGSGSGLDSTLADLRERLEKSERGLERAEHLNTDAMRTVERGLRAISNRLEETERRADEASKQVQTVGMETPETVRHLQSALTDLSRRLDTTESAATTAREQAAQAVAAINTRGGASDDAVAALERAIGNVVDHIEASDARTAKALGGLRDDLEKLEKAASETKPGVGVEAIQTLEGTISALQQNVTEMVGRLGQVENNTQRDVDQIAGAIDNMGSRLDTVREAAVSAATDAARQEGSVTAQLVSQLEQRVDEVGQQHVATQQRIEQSEQQSAQAIHTIETSVTDIAGQMREIANIGAGGKEVFAEPLAALETAIEEMADRLQTTDQRSAKALAKVEEVSDELLRKLDGANPTDDIQQIKSSVENVDARLNLIEAANKGTAFDTGPELGFMAGAPAADQNSAAAMPPPPPATDWTATADEGPFGPPPEAGQMGAPPFMPSPDMADGQSSPFGEPPFPDHAQDTAAPLEPAARNDFLESARQAARAAAGSAGPDTARSPFADDEQTQRAGMMSGSRKPLALIAAGLAVVAVAGLIVVMMGGGPKEVAGPPDDVTAPLDVMAELDAPTVDVTPLDVTPDAEAEAETPATDTAPSEIADAGETTRPPARELPDVVSPAEASAPADVPSSAEQAVAGQSINGPTSITPRQEVDVASLPTSPAEPQRQTLREAATNGDASAQYEIGQRYANGSSGVPQDNEQAAYWLNRAAEQGLAPAQYRLGTMFEKGLGLPENPTKARTWYERAAAQGNVKAMHNLAVMQAEGAGGPQDFAGASRSFEAAAQHGLADSQYNLAILHERGLGVERDLAEAYKWFTIASANGDADAGARAEALKNSVDAAKLVDAELAARTFTPRSADAAANQVSWQAEMTPAAMVREAQRILGSLGYDAGPADGRPGNKTLDAVRKFERDKGLAVTGRIDGRLMDALQKAAI
- a CDS encoding CAP domain-containing protein; the protein is MLPKASHHPIDVISRPALVAALVALMVATSFGQDATSPAAAQSVKPSSQIEPETAEAADRTDTDDPEAEEEPRDEPETEEISELRKALYKAVSRARKSMGARKVKQDEGFETIARRHARDMVERVYMDHRSPEGDGPRERVFAIFPDFDGIIGENIAMRRIQPDASAAETALAAVEAWIGKVAHRENLLDQRHGHIGIGVADNGRATYIVMLLASEPSYRPPPPPEPRPELPPTVTLTPTPGTSGEESPPKPAENGAQSVPGS
- a CDS encoding MerR family transcriptional regulator, with amino-acid sequence MSQHTADPAMDNMKNGAAKLPPHAARPGEPGHDANGPTFSITQLAEEFDVTTRAIRFYEDKDLLHPAREGQTRVYSTRDRARLQLIQRGKRVGFTLSEIREIIDLYDLRDGFTKQLELARGKYAAQIEKLKAQRQDIDESISHLQNGIEFVEGELSKRAAADKTKGASQSSADHTNQSAQA
- a CDS encoding acyl-CoA dehydrogenase C-terminal domain-containing protein, with the protein product MASYKAPTREYGFLLHELLDLSRFSNLPGFADATPDLIDQIMEQAAKFSEEVLQPLNKVGDEQGCVLKDGEVTTPEGFRDAYQQLVEGGWPSLVCSPDYGGQGFPNTIGVLFNEMVSSANMAFGMYPGLSHGAYSALTHHGSDELKDIYLPKLVSGEWTGTMNLTEPHCGTDVGMLRTKAVPNGDGTYAITGQKIWISAGEHSMADNIIHLVLARIEGAPGGVGGISLFVVPKFLVNEDGSLGERNTLQCGGLEEKMGIHGNATCVMNYDGAKGWVVGEENKGLKAMFTMMNEARLGVGMQGISQAEVAYQNARDFALDRIQGRALTGPKNPDGPADPIIVHPDVRRMLMNIRAFNEGARALLVWTALWGDLAEKAEDEETRQKADDLMGLMTPIVKGYFTDKGFAHAVEAQQVYGGSGYTKEWGAEQFVRDARIAMIYEGTNGIQALDLVGRKLASKGGRAVFSFFKEVDDFVAANKDDAKLAEFITPLSDARKELEEATMWFMENALENPDNAGAGSADYLHLFALTAIALMWAQMAKAANTGLANGSGDKDYYETKLATGRYFINRILPQTTTHLTAVKAGADDVMALTAEQF